A portion of the endosymbiont of Galathealinum brachiosum genome contains these proteins:
- the ftsL gene encoding cell division protein FtsL encodes MKVVWILIALLVVAIMGSAIGVIYSKHQTRKIFVNLQKLHKQIDELDVEWGQLQLEQSAWSSHGRIEKVARKKLQMTLPRANEILYIKQ; translated from the coding sequence GTGAAGGTGGTGTGGATATTAATCGCATTATTAGTGGTGGCGATTATGGGGTCTGCAATAGGTGTAATTTATAGTAAACACCAAACAAGAAAGATATTTGTTAATTTGCAAAAGCTTCATAAGCAGATTGATGAGCTGGATGTTGAGTGGGGGCAGTTGCAGTTGGAGCAAAGCGCCTGGTCATCTCATGGAAGAATTGAGAAAGTTGCACGTAAAAAACTACAAATGACATTGCCTCGGGCAAATGAAATTTTATATATAAAACAATGA
- a CDS encoding 16S rRNA (cytosine(1402)-N(4))-methyltransferase, producing the protein MEELHGQHRPVLLSEAVEALAIKQDGFYLDGTFGRGGHSAEILKKLGKTGKLLAMDQDPLAIEVAELKFADDLRFEIVRNNFESLEEVVSSHGMAQRVDGVLLDIGVSSPQLDDATRGFSFIKPGPLDMRMNPHVGQSAAEWLATVEEYDLTTVLMHFGEEKFARRIANAIVETRKETVIDDTVQLANIIEAAIPVKPKNKHPATKSFQAIRIHINRELEVLENALRASLNVLAVGGRLAVISFHSLEDRMVKRFFRKMSRGPQIPKDIPVLAKDLEQPYRLIGKAIKPGKKEVQENPRSRSSVLRVIERVK; encoded by the coding sequence ATGGAAGAACTACACGGCCAGCACCGACCGGTTCTTCTTAGTGAGGCCGTCGAGGCGCTAGCTATAAAACAGGATGGTTTTTATCTTGACGGGACATTTGGTCGAGGTGGGCATTCAGCTGAAATTCTAAAAAAATTAGGAAAGACGGGAAAGTTGCTGGCAATGGATCAGGATCCGTTGGCAATTGAAGTGGCGGAGCTTAAATTTGCGGATGACTTAAGATTTGAAATAGTACGGAATAACTTTGAAAGTCTGGAAGAAGTAGTGTCGAGTCACGGAATGGCGCAACGGGTTGACGGGGTTTTACTTGATATAGGTGTTTCTTCTCCGCAGCTAGATGATGCAACAAGGGGTTTTAGTTTTATAAAGCCGGGGCCGTTAGATATGCGCATGAATCCACATGTAGGTCAGTCAGCAGCAGAATGGTTAGCCACTGTGGAAGAGTATGATCTGACTACAGTGTTAATGCATTTCGGTGAAGAAAAGTTTGCTCGACGAATTGCAAATGCCATTGTTGAAACAAGAAAAGAAACGGTTATAGATGATACGGTTCAGTTGGCTAATATAATTGAAGCAGCGATTCCTGTTAAACCAAAAAATAAACACCCTGCTACTAAAAGTTTTCAGGCAATTAGAATTCATATAAACCGTGAACTTGAGGTGCTTGAAAATGCGCTGCGTGCAAGCTTGAATGTTCTGGCTGTTGGCGGGCGACTTGCGGTCATTAGTTTTCATTCATTAGAAGACAGAATGGTAAAAAGGTTTTTTAGAAAAATGTCACGGGGACCGCAAATTCCTAAAGACATCCCGGTATTAGCAAAAGATTTAGAGCAGCCATACAGGTTAATTGGTAAAGCTATTAAACCGGGAAAAAAGGAAGTGCAGGAAAATCCTCGTTCACGTAGTTCAGTCTTGCGTGTAATAGAGAGAGTTAAGTGA
- a CDS encoding cell division/cell wall cluster transcriptional repressor MraZ has product MFRGINNLTLDAKGRMAIPSRYRDKIMESCGGRLIVTVDQDRCLMVYPLHEWEVVEAKLAALSSTNKRTRLMKRLLIGHATEAELDSQGRILLPTLLREYAGLDKKCILIGQGNKFEIWDEQLWTENQQVWLDEAENDEGDLPEALENLSF; this is encoded by the coding sequence ATTTTTCGTGGTATTAACAATCTAACGCTGGATGCAAAGGGCCGAATGGCTATTCCCTCGCGTTACCGTGACAAGATCATGGAGTCTTGTGGTGGGCGATTGATTGTTACAGTTGATCAAGATCGTTGTTTGATGGTGTATCCATTGCATGAATGGGAAGTTGTAGAGGCTAAACTTGCTGCTCTTTCCAGTACCAATAAGCGAACTCGTTTGATGAAGAGGTTATTGATTGGTCATGCGACAGAAGCTGAGTTGGATAGTCAGGGGCGTATTTTGTTACCGACTTTGTTGCGTGAATATGCTGGCTTAGATAAAAAATGCATTTTAATTGGCCAGGGAAATAAGTTTGAAATATGGGATGAACAGCTTTGGACGGAAAATCAGCAAGTATGGCTGGATGAAGCGGAAAATGATGAAGGTGATTTGCCAGAAGCTTTGGAAAATCTTTCGTTCTAA